The following coding sequences lie in one Micromonospora sp. R77 genomic window:
- a CDS encoding sulfotransferase codes for MTSSTPLAPHTGLSAVKAAKLAAVGLVADRKERRELERPVPAANRKLSLKVERPIFILGAPRSGTTFLGSCVGALPEVSYHFEPRLTKAVARCVYEGSWTPQRAARYFRGYYGALLAASGHGGLRFAEKDPENCFIVPFLTEVFPDAVFLHVYRDGRDVAVSHAEQPWLNASSTGSGKSGRGGTPWGAAPRFWVEPERRDEFSRVSDLARSAWMWRRFTSSALTQLAELPADRVRHLRYEDIVSRPAEAAEAVADFLQVGDAAGRQALHARFGKARPNSVGRWRARLDENDLADVRAQAEPLLTELGYTT; via the coding sequence ATGACCAGCAGCACGCCCCTCGCCCCGCACACCGGCCTCTCCGCGGTGAAGGCCGCGAAACTCGCCGCCGTCGGTCTGGTGGCGGACCGGAAGGAACGCCGCGAGCTGGAGCGGCCGGTTCCCGCGGCGAACCGGAAGTTGAGCCTGAAGGTCGAACGGCCCATCTTCATCCTGGGTGCGCCGCGCTCGGGCACCACCTTCCTGGGCAGCTGTGTCGGCGCGTTGCCGGAGGTGTCCTACCACTTCGAACCCCGGCTGACGAAGGCCGTGGCGCGCTGCGTCTACGAGGGCAGTTGGACGCCGCAGCGGGCGGCCCGCTACTTCCGCGGCTACTACGGGGCGCTGCTGGCCGCGTCCGGCCACGGCGGGCTGCGGTTCGCCGAGAAGGATCCGGAGAACTGCTTCATCGTGCCGTTCCTCACCGAGGTCTTCCCGGACGCGGTCTTCCTGCACGTCTACCGGGACGGTCGGGACGTGGCGGTGTCGCACGCCGAGCAGCCCTGGCTGAACGCGTCCTCCACCGGCTCCGGCAAGAGCGGCCGGGGCGGTACGCCGTGGGGCGCCGCGCCCCGGTTCTGGGTGGAGCCGGAGCGGCGCGACGAGTTCAGCCGGGTGTCCGACCTGGCCCGTTCGGCCTGGATGTGGCGCCGGTTCACCAGCAGCGCGCTCACCCAGCTGGCCGAGCTGCCCGCCGACCGGGTACGCCACCTGCGCTACGAGGACATCGTCAGCCGCCCGGCGGAGGCGGCCGAGGCGGTGGCGGACTTCCTGCAGGTCGGCGACGCGGCGGGCCGTCAGGCGCTGCACGCCCGCTTCGGTAAGGCCCGGCCGAACTCGGTGGGGCGGTGGCGGGCCCGGCTCGACGAGAACGACCTCGCCGACGTGCGGGCACAGGCCGAACCGCTGCTGACCGAGCTCGGCTACACCACGTGA